In the genome of Luteitalea pratensis, the window CCCATTCAGGCACAATGACTTAGCGCTTGGTCACCGCACCGGCCTGCGATGCGTCTCGGATCAGGAGTGCGGGATTTGCGTACCGGGCCTGACGGCAGGGCGACAGTTCTGCAACTTACCGGGTACCGGGTGCCGGGTGCCGGGTGCCGGGGACCGGGGACCGCGAAGTGAGTGGTAGCGACCTGGTGTCCCAGCGGGTCGAGCCACATCGCAGGGATTGGACGCCGGGCTGGGACAGCCGGCGCTCCCTACGTAGAGCGCGCGACGTTCGGTGTTCGGTGTGCGCCGATACCCGATACCCGATACCCGATACCCGATACCCGGACGACCGCCGGGCGAAGCCCGACGGCTACTTGACCGTCTCCCGCGTGACTTCCTCGGTGGTGGTCACGCCGTCCTTCACCTTGAGGAGCCCGCTGTGGCGGAGCGTGATCATCCCCTCCTCGATGCCCTTCTTGCGGATGTCGAGGGCCGAGGCGCCGACGAGGATGAGCTCACGTATGGAATCCGTGATCTCGAGGACCTCGTACAGGCCGACGCGGCCCTTGTAGCCGGTCTGGTTGCAGGTGTCGCAGCCGGTGCCGCGCATGGGGACGACGGTGGCGGCGTCCTCGGGTGCGAAACCGATGTCGATCAGGGCCTGCGGCGGCAGCGGATGCGGCACCTTGCACTTGCTGCACACGCGGCGCACGAGGCGCTGGGCGCAAATGAGGTTTACCGAACTCGCTACCAGGAACGGCTCGATGCCCATGTTCATGAGGCGGCTGACCGTGCTCGGCGCGTCGTTGGTGTGCAGCGTCGACAAGACCAGGTGACCGGTGAGCGCCGCCTTGACGGCGATCTCGGCGGTCTCGAAGTCGCGGATTTCGCCGACCAGGATGGTGTTCGGATCCTGGCGCAGGAAGGACCGGAGGGCGGCGGCAAATGTCAGGCCGATGCTCTCGCGGACGTTGACCTGGTTGACGCCGGCGAGGTTGAACTCCACCGGATCCTCCGCGGTCATGATGTTGGTCTCGGGCGTGTTCAACGCCGAGATCGCCGAGTAGAGCGTGTTGGTCTTGCCGCTCCCGGTCGGCCCGGTCACCAGCACCATGCCCCACGGCTTCTCGATCTGGGTCTTGAACTTCGACAGCGAACTCGTCTCGAACCCGAGCTTGGTCATGTCGAGCATCAGCTTTTCCTTGTCGAGGAGGCGGAGCACCACCTTCTCGCCGAACAGCGTCGGCAGACAGGAGACGCGGAAGTCGATCTCCTTGCTGTGGCCCTGGTCGTTGATCCGGATCTTGATGCGGCCGTCCTGCGGCAGGCGCTTCTCGGCGATGTCCAGCTTGGCCATGATCTTCAGGCGCGAGATGATCGCGTCCCTGAACTTCATCGGCGGCTGCATGACGGTGTAGAGGATGCCGTCGATGCGGAAGCGGATGCGGAACTCGCGCTCGTACGGCTCGATGTGGATGTCGCTGGCGCCCTTCTGGATGCTCGAGGTGAGCACCATGTTCACCATGCGGATGACCGGCGCCTCGCCCGTCTGCTTTTCGAGCGCGGCGACGTCGATTTCCTCGAGGTCCTCGAGCACCTCGACGGTTTCGCCGGCGGCATCGGCCTGCTGCTGGGCCACCTCGAGCGCCCGGTTGGCCAGCTCGAGCGTGTTGGGCCCCGTCGACGCCCGGGTCTGCGCGGTGTAGTACTTCTGCAGCGCGTCGGCGATCGCCTGCTCCGACGCCACGACCGGTTCGACGTTGTAGCCCGTCATGAACTTGATGTCGTCCATGGCGAACACGTTGGTCGGATCGGTCATCGCCAGCGTCAGCGTGGCGCCGGCCCGGCTCAGGGGGACGACCTGGTACTTCTGCGCCGTTTCCGGCGGGATCAGCTTGACCACCGCGGCATCGATCTCGAACTTGCCGAGATCGATGGACGGCACCCCGTACTGGCGGCTCAGCAGCGCGGTGATTTCCTCATCGCGGACGAAGCCCAGTTTCACGAGGTTCATCGCCAACTTGCCGCCGTTGGACTTCTGGTAACCCAGAGCCTCCTGCAGCTGCGTCGGCGTGATCTTCTTCTCCTTCAGGAGGAGTTCACCGATTCTGACCGCCATGTGCCCCTGACGAGATGTTGCGCCTTGAATGCCAGACGGTGGGACGCCGCTGGCCCGCCGGAACTTGGGCGTCCCGGACGCAGGGTGCAATCTCCGCAGAGGACAATCGGCACGCGAGTGGCAGAAACTTAGAAGACCACCCGCACGCCGACACCGAAGCCGTCCGACGACGCCTCGTCGAGCCCGACGGCGAGGTACCCGTCGGCGAAAATGCCGCTCTTCAGGCTGATGCTGCCGCCGGTCGTCACGACGGGGCGGGTGTCGCCTGCCGTGCTGATGCGCACGCCGCCCCGTAGGGCCGCACGGTCCCGCCAGAAGCGCTGCTCGGCTCCCGCTGCCAGCGACCGCCGGTCGCCGGTGATGTCGGGGCTCCGGGTCATGTCGGCGTCCACGGACACGATCAGCGTTTCGGCCGCACGAAAGGCCACGCCGGCCCGCACCTGCCGGGAGAGCCGCAGGCGGATGGCGTCCTGGTCCGTCTC includes:
- the pilB gene encoding type IV-A pilus assembly ATPase PilB: MAVRIGELLLKEKKITPTQLQEALGYQKSNGGKLAMNLVKLGFVRDEEITALLSRQYGVPSIDLGKFEIDAAVVKLIPPETAQKYQVVPLSRAGATLTLAMTDPTNVFAMDDIKFMTGYNVEPVVASEQAIADALQKYYTAQTRASTGPNTLELANRALEVAQQQADAAGETVEVLEDLEEIDVAALEKQTGEAPVIRMVNMVLTSSIQKGASDIHIEPYEREFRIRFRIDGILYTVMQPPMKFRDAIISRLKIMAKLDIAEKRLPQDGRIKIRINDQGHSKEIDFRVSCLPTLFGEKVVLRLLDKEKLMLDMTKLGFETSSLSKFKTQIEKPWGMVLVTGPTGSGKTNTLYSAISALNTPETNIMTAEDPVEFNLAGVNQVNVRESIGLTFAAALRSFLRQDPNTILVGEIRDFETAEIAVKAALTGHLVLSTLHTNDAPSTVSRLMNMGIEPFLVASSVNLICAQRLVRRVCSKCKVPHPLPPQALIDIGFAPEDAATVVPMRGTGCDTCNQTGYKGRVGLYEVLEITDSIRELILVGASALDIRKKGIEEGMITLRHSGLLKVKDGVTTTEEVTRETVK